DNA sequence from the Rhizoctonia solani chromosome 14, complete sequence genome:
tgatcggtgtatgacacgCCTAGAGAGGCATGCCAGTCAGGTAAgtcaggatggccgtcgggagtgagtgcAAGTGCCCAAGACTTGTGCTCAAGCAACTTTTCCAGGTCAGCAGCCTCACCCAGGCATTGGTATCATTTGCTGTATGACACGCCTAGATCACCATGCTGGCGTGGCAAGTCAGGATGGCCGTTGGGAGTGAGTGTGAGTGCCCAAGAGTGGTGCTCAAGCAACTTATCCAGGTCGGCAGTCTCACCCAGCTGTTGGTACCGTACAGTGTGAGATATCCCCAGGTTCTCCAGCCTCTGCGCTAGCTCTGGATCACCCTCAGCCGTCAGTTCAGCCGCCCAAACAGCACATTCCAACAACTTCTCCATGTCTTCCACTTTTCCAAGCCCCCAATATTGCTGGTTGTAGCAAGCCCCAAGCACGGTCAGTTGGTCAGCCAACTCCGGATCGCCATGCGTTGTCAGATCTACTGCCTGAATATGATACTTGATAGCCTTGTCAATATCATCTATTCTTCCAAGGTGACCATATTCGTTAAAGTGGAATTTCCCCAGTTTATATAACGCTTCCGGACCTTTTGCACACTCTGTGAGTgcacgtgcaaattgccaAGATGCTATCCAAATACATACCTAAGCTTCCAACCAAAACACTTTCACTATGATCCTGCCTCCTTGCAATACTTTCTGATCTTTCTTCTTCACTCTCGGCCGACGCAGGTGCGTCTTCAGTACCGTCCTGTGGTTTTGTGATTAGCATGCTGGTAATCAGTGACCCATTATCTTGTAAGGTTGTAGAATTTGTATGGTA
Encoded proteins:
- a CDS encoding TPR-2 domain protein translates to MLITKPQDGTEDAPASAESEEERSESIARRQDHSESVLVGSLGPEALYKLGKFHFNEYGHLGRIDDIDKAIKYHIQAVDLTTHGDPELADQLTVLGACYNQQYWGLGKVEDMEKLLECAVWAAELTAEGDPELAQRLENLGISHTVRYQQLGETADLDKLLEHHSWALTLTPNGHPDLPRQHGDLGLLEHKSWALALTPDGHPDLPDWHASLGVSYTDQYRRLGEAADLDRLLEHRSQALALTPNGHPDFVEISCKY